From a region of the uncultured Desulfatiglans sp. genome:
- a CDS encoding hypothetical protein (Evidence 5 : Unknown function), whose product MEADILGSNRLKGPESDVQGQGGDCHAFFLDPPDQFPGEMKPCRGSGDGTLPCSINRLISFDIQGGKRIARSALDVWRQRHPSTLFDQLLEGFRGVEPDYHDPVSLDLFHHPADLIVQQDKPADLRWFGGFQQTKPRSRRFSALVVFQNQQFNPAAGILFPFKAGGYDTGIVYDQQIPRAELLGDIMEMPVADRPAPAVEHQKPRGVSSLTGDLSDQSCRQIEIVVIQIKH is encoded by the coding sequence GTGGAGGCGGATATCCTGGGTTCTAACCGGCTGAAAGGTCCCGAATCCGACGTGCAGGGTCAGGGGGGCGACTGCCACGCCTTTTTCCTCGATCCTCCCGATCAGTTCCCGGGTGAAATGAAGCCCTGCCGTGGGAGCGGCGACGGCACCCTTCCGTGCAGCATAAACCGTTTGATATCTTTCGACATCCAAGGCGGCAAGCGCATCGCGCGAAGCGCGCTTGATGTATGGAGGCAACGGCACCCTTCCACGCTCTTCGATCAGCTTCTCGAGGGCTTCAGGGGAGTTGAACCGGATTACCACGACCCCGTTTCCCTGGACCTCTTCCACCACCCCGCTGACCTGATCGTCCAGCAGGATAAGCCCGCCGATCTGCGGTGGTTTGGAGGATTTCAGCAAACAAAGCCGCGCAGCCGCCGGTTTTCCGCCCTCGTCGTGTTCCAGAACCAGCAATTCAACCCGGCCGCCGGTATCCTTTTTCCCTTCAAGGCGGGCGGGTACGACACGGGTATCGTTTATGACCAGCAGATCCCCCGGGCTGAGCTGCTCGGGGATATCATGGAAATGCCGGTCGCGGATCGCCCCGCTCCTGCGGTCGAGCACCAGAAGCCGAGAGGCGTCTCTTCTCTCACTGGGGACCTGAGCGATCAATCCTGCCGGCAAATCGAAATTGTAGTCATCCAGATCAAACATTGA
- the tgt gene encoding tRNA-guanine transglycosylase (Evidence 2a : Function from experimental evidences in other organisms; PubMedId : 11751936, 1706703, 2170107, 7507921, 7893665, 8003468, 8323579, 9055203, 9714557; Product type e : enzyme) has product MRFSIQYRSRECQGRIGCLETAHGKVETPVFMPVGTQASVKAISPEELEELGAEIILANTYHLYLRPGHDLIGRLGGLHCFMHWNRPILTDSGGFQVYSLARLRTVSSDGVVFQSHIDGSRHFLGPEKAMEIQQALGSDIMMTFDECVPFPAGYDDVLVAVKRTTRWAERCATRKGPGEGALFGIVQGGMFPDLRAMSARELVAIGFDGYALGGLSVGEDAETRLAVIQAARPFLPEEKPLYLMGVGTPADLVEAVCLGVDMFDCVMPTRNARNGTLFTSVGRVAIKNARYAGDDRPLDPNCSCYTCRHYSRAYLRHLFMARELLAYRLNTIHNLAYYIDLMRAIRKAIETEQMLSFRTWFYQSQEINQKEDA; this is encoded by the coding sequence TTGAGATTCAGCATCCAATACCGATCCCGGGAATGCCAAGGGCGGATCGGCTGTCTGGAGACCGCCCATGGGAAGGTCGAAACCCCCGTCTTCATGCCGGTCGGAACCCAGGCATCCGTAAAGGCGATCTCCCCGGAGGAACTGGAGGAGCTTGGCGCAGAAATCATCCTCGCCAACACCTATCACCTGTACCTCCGCCCCGGCCACGACCTCATCGGCCGCCTCGGCGGGCTGCACTGCTTCATGCACTGGAACCGGCCCATCCTGACCGATAGCGGCGGCTTCCAGGTGTACAGCCTGGCCAGGCTGCGAACCGTTTCATCCGACGGTGTCGTCTTTCAGTCGCACATCGACGGATCCCGACACTTCCTGGGTCCGGAAAAGGCTATGGAGATCCAGCAGGCGCTGGGATCGGATATCATGATGACCTTCGACGAATGCGTGCCCTTTCCGGCGGGCTACGACGATGTGCTGGTCGCCGTCAAACGCACGACTCGTTGGGCCGAGCGATGTGCAACCCGCAAAGGACCCGGAGAGGGGGCACTCTTCGGGATTGTTCAGGGAGGGATGTTCCCTGATCTGCGCGCCATGAGCGCCCGGGAACTGGTCGCGATCGGTTTCGACGGCTACGCCCTCGGCGGCCTTTCGGTGGGCGAGGATGCAGAGACAAGGTTGGCCGTCATCCAGGCTGCGCGGCCTTTCCTTCCCGAGGAAAAGCCGCTCTATCTCATGGGCGTCGGGACCCCCGCGGATCTCGTGGAGGCTGTCTGCCTCGGCGTTGACATGTTCGACTGCGTCATGCCCACACGCAATGCCAGGAACGGCACCCTGTTTACGTCGGTCGGACGCGTGGCCATCAAAAACGCACGTTATGCCGGCGACGACAGGCCTCTCGATCCCAACTGCAGCTGTTACACCTGCAGGCATTATTCGCGGGCCTATCTGCGGCATCTTTTCATGGCACGGGAGTTGCTTGCTTACAGATTGAATACGATACATAATCTCGCTTATTACATCGATCTCATGCGGGCGATCAGAAAAGCGATCGAGACGGAGCAAATGCTCTCGTTCAGAACGTGGTTTTATCAATCTCAGGAGATCAACCAAAAGGAGGATGCCTAA
- the queA gene encoding S-adenosylmethionine:tRNA ribosyltransferase-isomerase (Evidence 2a : Function from experimental evidences in other organisms; Product type e : enzyme), translating to MFDLDDYNFDLPAGLIAQVPSERRDASRLLVLDRRSGAIRDRHFHDIPEQLSPGDLLVINDTRVVPARLEGKKDTGGRVELLVLEHDEGGKPAAARLCLLKSSKPPQIGGLILLDDQVSGVVEEVQGNGVVVIRFNSPEALEKLIEERGRVPLPPYIKRASRDALAALDVERYQTVYAARKGAVAAPTAGLHFTRELIGRIEEKGVAVAPLTLHVGFGTFQPVRTQDIRLHVLGEEFFRIEADTAEAIARTRQRGGRVVAVGTTVVRTLETAALADGSIRPGEGRTRLLITPGYPFRCVDALITNFHLPKSSLLFLVCAFAGNDIIRRAYKKAVEDGYRFYSYGDAMLIL from the coding sequence ATGTTTGATCTGGATGACTACAATTTCGATTTGCCGGCAGGATTGATCGCTCAGGTCCCCAGTGAGAGAAGAGACGCCTCTCGGCTTCTGGTGCTCGACCGCAGGAGCGGGGCGATCCGCGACCGGCATTTCCATGATATCCCCGAGCAGCTCAGCCCGGGGGATCTGCTGGTCATAAACGATACCCGTGTCGTACCCGCCCGCCTTGAAGGGAAAAAGGATACCGGCGGCCGGGTTGAATTGCTGGTTCTGGAACACGACGAGGGCGGAAAACCGGCGGCTGCGCGGCTTTGTTTGCTGAAATCCTCCAAACCACCGCAGATCGGCGGGCTTATCCTGCTGGACGATCAGGTCAGCGGGGTGGTGGAAGAGGTCCAGGGAAACGGGGTCGTGGTAATCCGGTTCAACTCCCCTGAAGCCCTCGAGAAGCTGATCGAAGAGCGTGGAAGGGTGCCGTTGCCTCCATACATCAAGCGCGCTTCGCGCGATGCGCTTGCCGCCTTGGATGTCGAAAGATATCAAACGGTTTATGCTGCACGGAAGGGTGCCGTCGCCGCTCCCACGGCAGGGCTTCATTTCACCCGGGAACTGATCGGGAGGATCGAGGAAAAAGGCGTGGCAGTCGCCCCCCTGACCCTGCACGTCGGATTCGGGACCTTTCAGCCGGTTAGAACCCAGGATATCCGCCTCCACGTCCTAGGCGAGGAGTTTTTTCGGATCGAGGCCGACACCGCGGAGGCCATTGCGAGAACAAGACAGCGCGGAGGCCGGGTCGTGGCAGTCGGCACCACCGTTGTGAGGACGCTCGAAACGGCTGCGCTGGCAGACGGATCCATTCGCCCTGGCGAAGGCCGGACGCGCCTCCTGATTACACCCGGATATCCGTTCAGGTGCGTCGATGCCTTGATCACCAATTTTCATCTGCCGAAAAGTTCACTTTTGTTCCTGGTCTGTGCATTCGCTGGGAACGACATCATTCGGAGGGCTTACAAGAAGGCCGTTGAGGACGGGTACCGGTTTTATAGTTACGGGGACGCCATGCTGATCCTGTGA
- a CDS encoding hypothetical protein (Evidence 5 : Unknown function), with the protein MPFSYLKWAYSRQPRLGSSQKGDLPDSPLSECLASNASIKPLLPDWNAVPGKRADRMDTNLSPSGKKHPARQPLQSVNEGFSSHPSGAQSPPAGRVPVSSHPSGAQSRPSGAAPGPAHVRGHHRLPGEDL; encoded by the coding sequence GTGCCGTTTTCATACCTCAAGTGGGCTTATTCCCGTCAGCCCCGACTCGGATCATCTCAAAAGGGCGATCTTCCCGATTCGCCTCTGAGTGAATGCCTGGCTTCCAACGCCTCGATCAAACCCCTTCTTCCGGATTGGAACGCTGTTCCGGGCAAACGCGCTGACCGGATGGACACAAACCTGTCTCCATCCGGAAAAAAGCATCCTGCGCGACAGCCCCTCCAGTCCGTAAACGAGGGATTTTCTTCACACCCTTCGGGTGCTCAGTCCCCCCCTGCGGGGCGGGTCCCGGTTTCTTCACACCCTTCGGGTGCTCAGTCCCGCCCATCCGGAGCGGCTCCAGGTCCTGCCCATGTCAGGGGACACCATCGTTTGCCTGGGGAAGACCTGTAG
- a CDS encoding conserved hypothetical protein (Evidence 4 : Unknown function but conserved in other organisms): protein MRWFFCLIGLLMIVEGLPYFACPDKMKSWMAAIQKIPDGQLRILGLLSMCVGLLLAYLFNE, encoded by the coding sequence ATGAGATGGTTTTTCTGCCTTATAGGACTGCTGATGATCGTGGAGGGCCTCCCCTATTTCGCTTGTCCCGATAAGATGAAATCGTGGATGGCAGCCATCCAGAAGATTCCGGACGGCCAGCTTCGTATACTGGGTCTGCTTTCGATGTGCGTAGGTCTGCTGTTGGCGTATCTCTTCAATGAATAA